A genome region from Baekduia alba includes the following:
- a CDS encoding GDSL-type esterase/lipase family protein, giving the protein MALPRLSTAFFAALLFCVALPAVASARITSADASADVLVVGDSLAVGLRPSLGGLLDGADIAWDAKSGRTTPQGLLALRSALKVVHPKTVIISLGTNDGPDGTRFADRIDRALAAIGPDACVVWSDIYRPARKGPYAALNTTLSLEAARVKRLHLVNWLGAVSRQAVTLPDGLHPDASGFAFRAKLIANTVRAHCGLTTTVGDNVPAPVGDATTGGTTAP; this is encoded by the coding sequence ATGGCCCTCCCTCGCCTGTCGACGGCGTTCTTCGCCGCCCTGCTCTTCTGCGTGGCGCTGCCCGCGGTCGCGTCCGCCCGGATCACGTCCGCCGACGCCTCCGCCGACGTGCTGGTGGTCGGCGACTCGCTGGCGGTGGGGCTGCGCCCGTCGCTGGGCGGCCTGCTCGACGGGGCCGACATCGCGTGGGACGCCAAGAGCGGCCGCACGACGCCGCAGGGCCTGCTCGCCCTGCGCTCGGCCCTGAAGGTCGTGCATCCGAAGACCGTGATCATCTCGCTGGGCACCAACGACGGCCCGGACGGGACGCGCTTCGCCGACCGCATCGACCGCGCCCTGGCGGCGATCGGCCCGGACGCCTGCGTCGTGTGGTCCGACATCTACCGCCCGGCGCGCAAGGGCCCCTACGCCGCGCTCAACACGACGCTGAGCCTGGAAGCCGCGCGCGTGAAGCGCCTTCATCTCGTCAACTGGCTGGGCGCCGTGTCCCGCCAGGCGGTGACGCTGCCCGACGGCCTGCACCCCGACGCCTCCGGCTTCGCGTTCCGGGCGAAGCTGATCGCCAACACGGTCCGGGCCCACTGCGGCCTGACGACGACCGTCGGCGACAACGTCCCCGCGCCGGTGGGCGACGCGACCACGGGCGGGACGACGGCGCCGTAG
- a CDS encoding sensor histidine kinase: MSPPRTSSAVLRFMLGSLVAIAVVVVGGFFALRSVTIHQAERDTKSRVELQGALVESAGLTDGVLRRDPKALAKLDDLVAARLLSPSVVRVKLWTRDGRILYSDEPAIIGRRFGLGAEERELFETGGSDAELSDLAKPENRYERQEGRLLEAHTVIRTPDGTPLLFETYQRFDALSASGHRLLKALAPTLLAALLVLLLFQVPLSWSLARRLQREHRERERLLERAIEASDAERRRIASDLHDGVVQDVAGVAFGLAPLADDAARRGDAAEAGALRDSAARLRHGVRALRTLLVEIHPPTLASAGLPSALSDLLSRLAADGVATDLGIDDAAAAGTSRDELVYRVAREALRNVERHAEARSVRVAVTCAGETVRLVVADDGRGFDAATRAARGEHGHVGLTLLEDLVNQEGGTLTISAAVGEGTRVELEVPSR, from the coding sequence ATGTCGCCGCCCCGGACCTCGAGTGCCGTCCTGCGCTTCATGCTCGGCTCGCTCGTCGCGATCGCGGTCGTGGTCGTCGGCGGGTTCTTCGCGCTGCGGTCGGTGACGATCCACCAGGCCGAGCGGGACACGAAGTCGCGGGTGGAGCTGCAGGGCGCGCTGGTCGAGTCCGCGGGGCTCACCGACGGTGTGCTGCGCCGGGATCCCAAGGCGCTGGCCAAGCTCGACGACCTCGTCGCCGCCCGGCTGCTCAGCCCCTCGGTCGTGCGCGTCAAGCTCTGGACCCGCGACGGGCGCATCCTCTACTCCGACGAGCCGGCGATCATCGGCCGGCGCTTCGGCCTCGGCGCGGAGGAGCGGGAGCTGTTCGAGACTGGCGGCTCCGACGCGGAGCTCAGCGACCTCGCCAAGCCCGAGAACCGCTACGAGCGGCAGGAGGGCCGGCTGCTCGAGGCGCACACCGTGATCCGCACGCCGGACGGCACGCCGCTGCTGTTCGAGACCTACCAGCGCTTCGACGCCCTGTCGGCGTCGGGGCACCGGTTGTTGAAGGCCTTGGCCCCGACGCTGCTCGCCGCGTTGTTGGTGCTCCTGCTCTTCCAGGTGCCGCTGTCCTGGTCGCTCGCGCGCCGCCTCCAGCGCGAGCACCGCGAGCGCGAGCGCCTGCTCGAGCGCGCGATCGAAGCATCCGACGCCGAGCGCCGCCGGATCGCGTCCGACCTGCACGACGGCGTGGTCCAGGACGTCGCCGGCGTCGCGTTCGGCCTCGCGCCGCTGGCCGACGACGCCGCCCGCCGCGGCGACGCCGCCGAGGCCGGCGCGCTGCGCGACAGCGCCGCGCGCCTGCGCCACGGGGTGCGCGCGCTGCGGACGCTCCTCGTCGAGATCCATCCTCCGACGCTCGCCTCCGCCGGCCTGCCGTCCGCGCTGAGCGACCTGCTCAGCCGCCTGGCGGCCGACGGCGTCGCGACCGACCTCGGCATCGACGACGCCGCCGCCGCCGGCACGTCGCGCGACGAGCTGGTCTACCGCGTGGCCCGCGAGGCGCTGCGCAACGTCGAGCGCCACGCCGAGGCGCGCTCGGTGCGCGTCGCAGTGACGTGCGCAGGCGAGACGGTGCGGTTGGTCGTCGCCGACGACGGCCGCGGCTTCGACGCGGCCACCCGCGCGGCGCGCGGCGAGCACGGCCACGTCGGCCTGACGTTGTTGGAGGACTTGGTCAACCAGGAGGGTGGCACGTTGACGATCAGCGCAGCGGTCGGCGAGGGGACGCGCGTCGAGCTGGAGGTGCCGTCGCGATGA
- a CDS encoding response regulator translates to MIRVLLADDHGVIRDGLGRLIAGLDDIELVGTAADGHEAVARAAELEPDVVLMDLDMPGMDGIEATRRVLEGHPRIAVLVLTSFSDRARILGAVEAGACGYLLKDVEAEEVADGIRAAARGESPIDPRAARAIISAKSQPDPGDGLSAREGEVLALLVEGLPNKLIARRLEISEKTVKTHLTAIFRTLGVTDRTQAALWAERNGFTARRGGGA, encoded by the coding sequence ATGATCCGCGTCCTGCTGGCCGACGACCACGGCGTCATCCGCGACGGCCTCGGCCGCCTGATCGCCGGCCTCGACGACATCGAGCTCGTCGGCACCGCCGCCGACGGCCACGAGGCGGTCGCGCGCGCCGCCGAGCTCGAGCCCGACGTCGTGCTGATGGACCTCGACATGCCGGGGATGGACGGGATCGAGGCGACCCGGCGCGTCCTGGAGGGCCATCCGCGCATCGCGGTGCTCGTCCTGACGTCGTTCTCGGACCGCGCCCGGATCCTCGGCGCCGTCGAGGCCGGCGCGTGCGGCTACCTGCTCAAGGACGTCGAGGCCGAGGAGGTCGCCGACGGAATCCGCGCGGCCGCGCGCGGCGAGTCGCCGATCGACCCGCGGGCGGCGCGCGCGATCATCTCCGCGAAGTCCCAGCCCGACCCGGGGGACGGGCTGTCGGCGCGCGAGGGCGAGGTGCTGGCGCTCCTGGTCGAGGGGCTGCCGAACAAGCTCATCGCGCGCCGGCTGGAGATCAGCGAGAAGACCGTCAAGACGCACCTGACCGCGATCTTCCGGACGCTGGGCGTGACCGACCGGACGCAGGCGGCGCTGTGGGCCGAGCGCAACGGCTTCACCGCGCGGCGCGGCGGCGGTGCTTAA
- a CDS encoding GGDEF domain-containing protein, with protein MRADPEEQTDAVAAWAQLDQARAAYHEDPTGAMAVALRAERVGNEADDPALRGRALALQTLITIHGGGLRAGFALAAGAEVDAEAAQHPVTTVEVAAMGAHLAFFSGSFREALRHAERCVAVADTTDDDVLRIFARRQSCMVFGNLDVPEWPARLDELLALTMGAGDRWEEAISRNDLAHLTMVRGDDAGALAEVARGMAVAEALAPRNRFALGVLSCTRADIHLAGGRPMEALGDARGAMAHLCAQGEPNPYIFGMSVCAEVRALLALERVDEASASGRAGVARLHRTVPQIRAMILQDISAALRAGGRAEEAYDALAEAAELERLAFRELTELHRDFERAVAEHGVARTEADALAAKNLELERTVAQLADAHRELEELQGRLREQAERDWLTGLFNRRYLAGVLERADAHGDDDAPLSVAALDLDHFKAINDRFGHEVGDQVLARAARLLEATVRATDVVARTGGEEFVVVMLGTSAADAVACAERLRAAIADAPWHAVAPGLEITASIGVVSAHATRTDELVRLADRRLYAAKEAGRNRVDATSFAAAA; from the coding sequence ATGCGCGCGGACCCCGAGGAACAGACCGATGCGGTGGCGGCGTGGGCCCAGCTGGACCAGGCGCGCGCGGCCTACCACGAGGACCCGACCGGCGCGATGGCCGTCGCGCTCCGGGCCGAGCGGGTCGGCAACGAGGCGGACGACCCCGCGCTGCGCGGGCGCGCGCTCGCGCTCCAGACGCTGATCACCATCCACGGCGGCGGGCTGCGGGCGGGCTTCGCGCTCGCGGCCGGCGCCGAGGTCGACGCCGAGGCCGCCCAGCATCCTGTCACGACCGTCGAGGTCGCCGCGATGGGCGCGCACCTCGCGTTCTTCTCCGGCTCCTTCCGCGAGGCGCTGCGGCACGCGGAGCGCTGCGTCGCCGTCGCCGACACCACCGACGACGACGTGCTGCGGATCTTCGCCCGCCGTCAGTCGTGCATGGTCTTCGGCAACCTCGACGTCCCGGAGTGGCCGGCGCGGCTGGACGAGCTGCTCGCGCTGACGATGGGCGCGGGCGACCGCTGGGAGGAGGCGATCTCCCGCAACGACCTCGCGCACCTGACGATGGTCCGCGGCGACGACGCGGGGGCGCTGGCCGAGGTCGCGCGGGGGATGGCGGTCGCCGAGGCGCTGGCGCCGCGCAACCGCTTCGCGCTCGGCGTCCTGAGCTGCACGCGCGCCGACATCCACCTCGCCGGCGGCCGGCCGATGGAGGCCCTGGGCGACGCGCGCGGCGCGATGGCCCACCTCTGCGCCCAGGGCGAGCCCAACCCCTACATCTTCGGCATGAGCGTCTGCGCCGAGGTGCGCGCGCTGCTGGCGCTGGAGCGCGTCGACGAGGCCAGCGCCTCGGGCCGCGCCGGCGTCGCGCGGCTGCACCGCACGGTCCCGCAGATCCGGGCGATGATCCTCCAGGACATCTCCGCGGCGCTGCGCGCGGGCGGGCGCGCCGAGGAGGCCTACGACGCGCTCGCCGAGGCCGCCGAGCTGGAGCGCCTCGCGTTCCGCGAGCTGACCGAGCTGCACCGGGACTTCGAGCGCGCGGTCGCCGAGCACGGCGTCGCGCGCACCGAGGCCGACGCGCTGGCCGCCAAGAACCTCGAGCTGGAGCGGACCGTCGCCCAGCTCGCTGACGCCCACCGCGAGCTCGAGGAGCTGCAGGGCCGGCTCCGCGAGCAGGCCGAGCGCGACTGGCTCACGGGCCTGTTCAACCGCCGCTACCTGGCGGGCGTGCTCGAACGGGCCGACGCGCACGGCGACGACGACGCGCCGCTCAGCGTCGCCGCGCTGGACCTCGACCACTTCAAGGCGATCAACGACCGCTTCGGCCACGAGGTCGGCGACCAGGTGCTGGCCCGCGCGGCGCGCCTGCTCGAGGCGACGGTCCGGGCGACCGACGTCGTCGCGCGCACCGGCGGTGAGGAGTTCGTGGTGGTCATGCTCGGCACGAGCGCGGCCGACGCCGTCGCCTGCGCCGAGCGCCTGCGCGCGGCGATCGCCGACGCGCCGTGGCACGCGGTGGCGCCGGGCCTGGAGATCACCGCCTCGATCGGCGTCGTCTCCGCGCACGCGACGCGCACCGACGAGCTCGTCCGCCTCGCCGACCGGCGCCTGTACGCCGCGAAGGAGGCCGGGCGCAACCGCGTCGACGCGACCTCGTTCGCCGCGGCGGCCTGA
- a CDS encoding winged helix-turn-helix transcriptional regulator produces MIADTWAVVVVVALGERPRRHGELLERIGGISKKMLTQTLRRLEARGVVAQRRLPGAPAGVEYRLTALGESLLGPVQALTSWAVEHADELGHPEVPHAASA; encoded by the coding sequence GTGATCGCCGACACCTGGGCGGTCGTCGTCGTGGTCGCGCTCGGCGAGCGCCCGCGGCGCCACGGCGAGCTCCTGGAGCGCATCGGCGGCATCAGCAAGAAGATGCTCACCCAGACGCTGCGGCGGCTGGAGGCGCGGGGCGTCGTCGCCCAGCGGCGGCTGCCGGGCGCGCCCGCCGGCGTGGAGTACCGCCTGACGGCGCTGGGCGAGTCGCTGCTCGGGCCGGTGCAGGCGCTGACGTCCTGGGCCGTCGAGCACGCCGACGAGCTGGGGCACCCCGAGGTGCCCCACGCCGCGTCAGCCTGA
- a CDS encoding NADPH-dependent F420 reductase, translating into MNIAFLGAGHMAEALAPAWLAAGHEVTIGGRTPSKAEDLAARVGARPAGSLAAAAAAADVVVLAVLYAGIEETVRAAGPLDGKVLIDVNNPVEVERFTLVDFDGAPSLAAWLARATGAEVVKAMNLVQADVWRRRVTFAGAPLVVPVATDSARARGVADGLVRAAGGVPLDAGGLEHAGYVEAMGAVIVRHLWGGADPLSAFQLVVGQAATAD; encoded by the coding sequence ATGAACATCGCATTCCTGGGCGCCGGCCACATGGCCGAGGCGCTGGCGCCGGCCTGGCTCGCGGCCGGCCACGAGGTCACCATCGGCGGGCGGACGCCGAGCAAGGCGGAGGACTTGGCCGCGCGCGTCGGGGCGCGGCCGGCGGGGTCGCTGGCCGCGGCGGCCGCAGCGGCCGACGTGGTCGTGCTCGCCGTGCTCTACGCCGGGATCGAGGAGACCGTCCGGGCGGCGGGGCCGTTGGACGGCAAGGTGCTGATCGACGTCAACAACCCGGTCGAGGTCGAGCGGTTCACGTTGGTGGACTTCGACGGCGCGCCGTCGCTGGCGGCGTGGCTGGCGCGTGCGACGGGCGCCGAGGTGGTCAAGGCGATGAACCTGGTCCAGGCCGACGTCTGGCGGCGACGGGTCACGTTCGCCGGCGCGCCGCTCGTGGTCCCGGTGGCGACGGACTCGGCGCGCGCCCGCGGCGTCGCCGACGGGCTCGTCCGGGCCGCGGGCGGCGTGCCGCTGGACGCCGGCGGGCTGGAGCACGCCGGCTATGTGGAGGCGATGGGCGCCGTGATCGTCCGGCACCTCTGGGGCGGCGCGGACCCGCTGTCCGCGTTCCAGCTGGTGGTCGGCCAGGCGGCGACCGCGGACTAA
- the eda gene encoding bifunctional 4-hydroxy-2-oxoglutarate aldolase/2-dehydro-3-deoxy-phosphogluconate aldolase, protein MGLIEGTQLDAAAIGDAPAVPPLASDDLLGLAPVIPVVVLDDAAAAVPLARALVAGGLPAIEVTLRTGAALEAIDLIAEHVPAAVVGAGTVTTAVQVDAARAAGARFLVAPGQTQRLLDALGGSELPFLAGTATASDLVALRERGIATAKFFPAEANGGTATLKALAGPFPEMRFCPTGGIDAAKAPSYLALPNVACVGGSWMVPAAAVASRDWAAIETAARAAAAL, encoded by the coding sequence ATGGGCCTGATCGAGGGCACGCAGCTGGACGCGGCCGCGATCGGCGATGCTCCGGCCGTGCCGCCGCTCGCCTCCGACGACCTCCTCGGCCTCGCGCCGGTCATCCCGGTGGTCGTGCTCGACGACGCCGCCGCGGCGGTCCCGCTGGCGCGGGCGCTCGTCGCCGGCGGCCTGCCGGCCATCGAGGTGACGCTGCGCACCGGCGCCGCGCTCGAGGCCATCGACCTGATCGCCGAGCACGTGCCCGCGGCCGTCGTCGGCGCCGGGACCGTCACGACCGCCGTGCAGGTCGACGCGGCGCGCGCCGCCGGCGCGCGCTTCCTCGTCGCGCCCGGGCAGACGCAGCGGCTGCTCGACGCGCTCGGAGGCAGCGAGCTGCCGTTCCTGGCCGGGACCGCGACGGCCTCCGACCTCGTCGCGCTCCGCGAGCGCGGCATCGCCACCGCGAAGTTCTTCCCGGCCGAGGCCAACGGCGGCACCGCCACGCTCAAGGCCCTCGCCGGACCCTTCCCGGAGATGCGCTTCTGCCCGACCGGCGGCATCGACGCCGCCAAGGCGCCGTCCTACCTCGCGCTGCCCAACGTCGCCTGCGTCGGCGGCTCCTGGATGGTGCCCGCGGCCGCGGTGGCGAGCCGGGACTGGGCGGCGATCGAGACCGCCGCCCGCGCGGCCGCGGCGCTTTAG
- the edd gene encoding phosphogluconate dehydratase, which produces MSIHPVLADVTERIATRSAASRSAYLERVLMATLDGPARGELGCANFAHGAAACDPEEKLQLRGAQRPNIAIVNAYNDMLSAHQPYGRYPTQLKRAVREAGGVAQVAGGVPAMCDGITQGRAGMELSLLSRDVIAMSTAIALSHDMFDGALLLGICDKIVPGLLIGALSFGQLPVALVPAGPMASGLPNREKSLVRRRHAAGEVGIEELRDAEAASYHSAGTCTFYGTANSNQLVVEAMGLHVPGAAFVNPGTPERDALTAAAARAVTERTALGEHFTPIAEVVDEKAIVNGVVALLATGGSTNHTMHLPAIAAAAGIALTWDDFDELSAIVPLLARIYPNGAADVNHFHAAGGTRYLIGELLDAGLLHEDVTTVVGDGLDAYRAGAPAVTGDPEVLRPAADPFAPDGGIRVLEGPLGRAVTKVSALTPERRRVTAPARVFDSQAAFLAAFDRDELNRDLVAVVRFQGPRANGMPELHKLTPALGVLQDRGHHVALVTDGRMSGASGTIPAAIHCTPEAAGGGPLSRIKDDDMIVLDTEAGTLDVLGVDLSTRPPALPTVDPDTVTGTGRELFAGLRSLIGAADAGASVFAAPRAEEPAWA; this is translated from the coding sequence GTGTCGATCCATCCCGTCCTCGCCGACGTCACCGAGCGCATCGCAACTCGGAGTGCTGCGTCGCGCTCCGCGTATCTCGAGCGCGTCCTCATGGCGACGCTCGACGGGCCCGCCCGCGGCGAGCTCGGCTGTGCGAACTTCGCGCACGGCGCCGCCGCCTGCGACCCGGAGGAGAAGCTCCAGCTCCGCGGAGCGCAGCGGCCGAACATCGCGATCGTCAACGCCTACAACGACATGCTGTCGGCGCACCAGCCCTACGGGCGCTACCCGACGCAGCTCAAGCGCGCGGTGCGCGAGGCGGGCGGCGTCGCGCAGGTCGCCGGGGGCGTGCCCGCGATGTGCGACGGGATCACCCAGGGCCGCGCCGGCATGGAGCTTTCGCTGCTCAGCCGCGACGTCATCGCGATGTCCACGGCGATCGCGCTGTCGCACGACATGTTCGACGGCGCGCTCCTGCTCGGCATCTGCGACAAGATCGTCCCCGGCCTGCTGATCGGCGCGTTGAGCTTCGGCCAGCTCCCGGTCGCGCTCGTGCCCGCCGGCCCGATGGCGTCGGGGCTGCCCAACCGCGAGAAGAGCCTGGTCCGCCGCCGCCACGCCGCGGGCGAGGTCGGCATCGAGGAGCTGCGCGACGCCGAGGCCGCGTCCTACCACTCGGCCGGCACGTGCACGTTCTACGGGACGGCCAACAGCAACCAGCTGGTCGTCGAGGCCATGGGACTGCACGTCCCGGGGGCGGCGTTCGTCAACCCGGGCACGCCGGAGCGGGACGCGCTGACCGCCGCGGCGGCCCGCGCGGTCACCGAGCGCACCGCGCTCGGCGAGCACTTCACGCCGATCGCGGAGGTCGTCGACGAGAAGGCCATCGTCAACGGCGTCGTCGCGCTGCTGGCGACCGGCGGCTCGACCAACCACACCATGCACCTGCCCGCGATCGCCGCGGCGGCCGGGATCGCGCTGACGTGGGACGACTTCGACGAGCTGTCGGCGATCGTCCCGCTGCTCGCGCGGATCTACCCCAACGGCGCGGCGGACGTCAACCACTTCCACGCCGCCGGCGGCACGCGCTACCTGATCGGCGAGCTGCTCGACGCAGGGCTGCTGCACGAGGACGTCACGACGGTCGTCGGCGACGGGCTGGACGCCTACCGCGCCGGCGCGCCCGCGGTCACGGGCGACCCCGAGGTGCTGCGCCCCGCCGCCGACCCGTTCGCGCCCGACGGCGGCATCCGCGTCCTGGAGGGCCCGCTCGGCCGCGCGGTGACCAAGGTGTCCGCCTTGACCCCGGAGCGCCGCCGCGTGACCGCGCCCGCCCGCGTCTTCGACAGCCAGGCCGCGTTCCTGGCGGCCTTCGACCGCGACGAGCTGAACCGCGACCTCGTGGCGGTCGTGCGCTTCCAGGGCCCGCGCGCCAACGGCATGCCCGAGCTGCACAAGCTGACGCCGGCCCTCGGCGTGCTCCAGGACCGGGGCCATCACGTCGCCCTGGTCACCGACGGCCGGATGTCGGGCGCCTCGGGCACGATCCCCGCGGCGATCCACTGCACGCCGGAGGCCGCGGGCGGCGGCCCGCTGAGCCGGATCAAGGACGATGACATGATCGTCCTCGACACCGAGGCGGGCACGCTCGACGTGCTGGGCGTCGACCTCTCCACGCGCCCACCCGCGTTGCCGACCGTCGACCCCGACACCGTGACCGGCACGGGCCGCGAGCTGTTCGCCGGCCTGCGCAGCCTCATCGGCGCCGCCGACGCGGGCGCCTCGGTCTTCGCCGCCCCGCGCGCGGAGGAGCCGGCATGGGCCTGA
- a CDS encoding TetR/AcrR family transcriptional regulator, with protein MAPASRSPTRLSAPQRREQLLDVTTAIVSEDGFHAVSIEAIAKRAGITRPIVYEHFGDLPGVLKAVVEREMGRAYAQVSETALTDLTAGSARQLMIESLRAYLQAVRDHPTTWRLVLMAPEGAPPLLRASIERGRARVLATLTRAVRPALAASGAAGADSPDAELTAHLLSAVADEYARLVLTDPERFTPERLLTHAEWAVDRLAP; from the coding sequence GTGGCCCCCGCCAGCCGCTCCCCCACCCGCCTCAGCGCGCCGCAGCGGCGCGAGCAGCTGCTCGACGTGACGACCGCGATCGTCTCGGAGGACGGCTTCCACGCCGTGTCGATCGAGGCGATCGCCAAGCGCGCCGGGATCACGCGGCCGATCGTCTACGAGCACTTCGGCGACCTGCCCGGGGTGTTGAAGGCCGTCGTCGAGCGCGAGATGGGCCGCGCGTACGCGCAGGTGAGCGAGACCGCGCTGACCGACCTGACCGCCGGCTCGGCGCGCCAGCTGATGATCGAGAGCCTCAGGGCCTACCTCCAGGCTGTCCGCGACCACCCGACGACCTGGCGGCTCGTGCTGATGGCGCCCGAGGGCGCGCCCCCGCTGCTGCGCGCGAGCATCGAGCGCGGCCGCGCGCGCGTCCTGGCCACGCTGACGCGCGCGGTCCGCCCCGCGCTGGCGGCCTCCGGGGCGGCGGGCGCCGACTCCCCCGACGCCGAGCTGACCGCGCATCTGCTGTCGGCGGTCGCCGACGAGTACGCGCGGCTCGTCCTGACCGACCCCGAGCGCTTCACGCCCGAGCGGCTGCTGACCCACGCGGAGTGGGCCGTGGACCGGCTGGCGCCCTGA
- a CDS encoding DUF4214 domain-containing protein, whose amino-acid sequence MFDPEQWPDRLNLGCGWDHREGYLNVDLNDFHKPDLVADVTDLPMLPSGRYREIIAQDLLEHLPRTKTPAVLAEWNRLLAVGGTVSIRVPSLVDVVKLFSKPENQGSARQELLVQCVFGTQAYNGDFHYASFTEPLLTHYLEQEGFEVASLAIKDEWLFDVDAVKVRDSDYVEHWAPYEELLASKDTLDFLTRAYHQLLGRDPDAEGITHFAAELESGRMGFREVIDALRGSPEATGAAPSTSS is encoded by the coding sequence ATGTTCGATCCGGAGCAATGGCCCGACCGGCTCAACCTCGGCTGCGGTTGGGATCACCGCGAGGGGTACTTGAACGTCGACCTCAACGACTTCCACAAGCCGGACCTCGTGGCCGACGTCACCGACCTGCCGATGCTGCCGTCCGGCCGCTACCGGGAGATCATCGCCCAGGACCTCCTGGAGCACCTCCCACGGACCAAGACGCCGGCGGTGCTCGCCGAGTGGAACCGGCTGCTGGCCGTCGGCGGCACGGTGAGCATCCGCGTCCCGAGCCTCGTCGACGTCGTCAAGCTGTTCAGCAAGCCCGAGAACCAGGGCTCGGCGCGGCAGGAGCTGTTGGTCCAGTGCGTCTTCGGCACCCAGGCCTACAACGGCGACTTCCACTACGCGTCGTTCACCGAGCCGCTGCTGACGCACTACCTCGAGCAGGAGGGCTTCGAGGTCGCCAGCCTCGCGATCAAGGACGAGTGGCTGTTCGACGTCGACGCGGTCAAGGTCCGCGACTCCGACTACGTCGAGCACTGGGCGCCCTACGAGGAGCTGCTCGCGAGCAAGGACACCCTCGACTTCCTCACCCGCGCCTACCACCAGCTGCTCGGGCGCGACCCCGACGCCGAGGGCATCACCCACTTCGCCGCCGAGCTCGAGTCCGGCCGGATGGGCTTCCGCGAGGTCATCGACGCGCTGCGCGGCTCGCCCGAGGCGACCGGCGCAGCGCCGTCGACGTCGTCCTAG
- a CDS encoding gamma-glutamyltransferase has protein sequence MTQGHIATPHRAASDAGAAALERGGNALDAALAAAAVLTVVYPHNCALGGDLFALVHEPGGRVVAVNASGPAAGATDVDALRARTGGAMPTHGPDTVTLPGLVAGWGELHALGARLPWRDALATAARFAEEGAVVVPGLAAAIAEAPSIATDPGMGAVFAPDGARLRAGETLRQPALAGTLARLMAGGARAFYDGSVAEVLVDGVRALGSALAVEDFATYAAQRTDPLAVAVGAELEVLTSPPNSAGVLLAQALLALDAADLRDPLGADAGVLARVFAAGAAQRDRELADPKAHAFDREGWLGADRIAALAGEPGVVGGPRPTGDTVAVVAADADGWAVSLIQSLFHAFGAGILEPGTGVILQNRGASFSLAPDHPNVLAPGKRPAHTLMPVMVRRDGRLAGVLGTMGGRAQAQIHVQVLLRLLAGATAAEAVAAPRFAVGAIEMGDTAATVRVEQDCDTAAIASLAAAGFAARVVERHSDDLGHAQAIWLDGAGSDPRADGAARSRV, from the coding sequence ATGACGCAGGGCCACATCGCGACGCCCCACCGGGCGGCGTCGGACGCCGGCGCGGCCGCGCTGGAGCGCGGCGGCAACGCGCTCGACGCGGCGCTGGCCGCGGCCGCGGTCCTGACCGTCGTCTACCCGCACAACTGCGCGCTGGGCGGGGACCTGTTCGCGCTCGTGCACGAGCCCGGCGGGCGCGTCGTGGCGGTCAACGCGAGCGGGCCGGCGGCGGGGGCGACCGACGTCGACGCGCTGCGCGCGCGGACCGGCGGCGCGATGCCGACCCACGGTCCCGACACGGTCACCCTGCCGGGCCTGGTCGCAGGCTGGGGCGAGCTGCACGCGCTCGGCGCGCGGCTGCCGTGGCGCGACGCGCTGGCCACTGCAGCGCGGTTCGCCGAGGAGGGCGCGGTCGTCGTGCCGGGCCTGGCGGCGGCGATCGCCGAGGCGCCGAGCATCGCGACCGATCCGGGGATGGGCGCGGTCTTCGCGCCCGACGGCGCGCGGCTGCGGGCGGGGGAGACGCTGCGTCAGCCCGCGCTGGCCGGCACGCTCGCCCGGCTGATGGCCGGCGGCGCGCGGGCGTTCTACGACGGCTCGGTCGCCGAGGTGCTCGTGGACGGCGTGCGCGCGCTGGGCAGCGCGCTCGCGGTGGAGGACTTCGCGACCTACGCGGCGCAGCGCACCGACCCGCTGGCCGTGGCGGTCGGCGCGGAGCTGGAGGTGCTGACCAGCCCGCCGAACTCGGCCGGCGTCCTGCTGGCGCAGGCGCTGCTCGCGCTGGACGCCGCCGACCTCCGCGATCCGCTCGGGGCCGACGCCGGCGTGCTCGCGCGCGTGTTCGCCGCCGGCGCCGCGCAGCGCGACCGCGAGCTCGCCGATCCCAAGGCCCACGCCTTCGACCGCGAGGGCTGGCTGGGCGCCGACCGGATCGCCGCGCTCGCGGGCGAGCCGGGCGTCGTCGGCGGCCCGCGGCCCACCGGCGACACGGTCGCGGTCGTCGCCGCCGACGCCGACGGCTGGGCGGTCTCGCTCATCCAGAGCCTGTTCCACGCCTTCGGCGCCGGGATCCTCGAGCCGGGCACCGGCGTCATCCTCCAGAACCGCGGCGCCAGCTTCTCGCTCGCGCCCGACCACCCCAACGTGCTCGCCCCCGGCAAGCGCCCGGCGCACACGCTGATGCCGGTGATGGTCCGGCGGGACGGCCGGCTGGCCGGCGTCCTCGGCACGATGGGCGGCCGCGCCCAGGCCCAGATCCACGTCCAGGTGCTCCTGCGCCTGCTCGCCGGCGCGACGGCCGCCGAGGCCGTCGCGGCCCCGCGCTTCGCCGTCGGGGCGATCGAGATGGGCGATACCGCCGCGACCGTGCGGGTCGAGCAGGACTGCGACACCGCCGCGATCGCGTCCCTGGCCGCCGCCGGCTTCGCGGCCCGCGTCGTCGAGCGCCACAGCGACGACCTCGGGCACGCGCAGGCGATCTGGCTCGACGGCGCCGGCTCCGACCCCCGCGCCGACGGCGCCGCGCGGTCGCGTGTCTGA